Proteins from one Planctomycetota bacterium genomic window:
- the ychF gene encoding redox-regulated ATPase YchF, whose protein sequence is MKLGIIGKPSAGKTTLLALLSGIDYDTSLKFQYERKFHYTTIKVPDERLKVLTDFYQPKKTVEATLDIIDTEPILGPEERKANNAILGTVREADGIICVIPAYQKREETAWIAREIDSLKSEFLLADLDIVERRIEKLKANKGRGSSSSEEIHEEEKFLATVKEYIEAGKNMKEIHLTPLTEKLWVNYGLLSRKPFIIITNISELDLSSADKYAETLNKYPHCLAPSLKLEYEISSLPPEEQNGFLSDYGLKSLQTPEVAKLCYQTLGLQPFFTVGSDEVRAWTIRKGDTALIAAGKIHTDMARGFISAEVISYADWLASKGSMKTAREHGRVRAEGKEYIVKDGDIINLKFNV, encoded by the coding sequence ATGAAATTAGGCATCATCGGCAAACCCTCGGCCGGCAAGACCACTCTGCTGGCCCTGCTCTCCGGAATTGATTACGACACCTCGCTCAAATTCCAGTATGAACGGAAATTCCATTACACCACTATCAAGGTGCCGGATGAGCGGCTGAAGGTGCTGACCGATTTCTACCAGCCCAAGAAAACCGTTGAAGCCACGCTGGACATAATTGACACCGAACCTATTTTAGGACCTGAGGAGCGCAAGGCAAATAACGCCATCCTGGGCACCGTTCGCGAGGCGGACGGCATCATCTGCGTTATCCCAGCCTACCAGAAGCGTGAGGAAACCGCCTGGATAGCCAGGGAAATTGATTCGCTCAAATCCGAATTCCTGCTGGCTGATTTGGATATCGTGGAACGGCGAATAGAGAAACTCAAGGCCAACAAAGGTCGCGGCTCATCATCATCAGAGGAAATCCACGAGGAGGAAAAGTTCCTGGCCACGGTCAAGGAATATATTGAAGCCGGCAAGAATATGAAAGAAATTCACCTGACCCCCCTGACCGAAAAACTCTGGGTCAATTATGGACTGCTCAGCCGCAAGCCGTTCATTATCATTACCAATATATCCGAACTTGACTTATCTTCCGCTGACAAGTATGCCGAAACCCTGAATAAATACCCGCACTGCCTTGCCCCGTCCCTGAAACTGGAATACGAGATATCGTCACTGCCGCCTGAGGAACAAAATGGTTTCCTGTCCGATTACGGCCTGAAATCGCTCCAAACGCCTGAGGTGGCTAAACTGTGCTACCAGACCCTGGGCTTGCAACCATTCTTTACCGTGGGCTCGGACGAGGTCAGGGCCTGGACTATCCGAAAAGGAGACACGGCTCTGATTGCGGCCGGCAAGATTCATACCGATATGGCGCGCGGATTTATCTCGGCCGAGGTGATTTCCTACGCGGACTGGCTGGCCTCAAAGGGCTCAATGAAAACCGCCCGGGAGCACGGCCGGGTCCGCGCCGAGGGCAAGGAATATATCGTTAAAGACGGGGATATCATTAACTTGAAATTTAACGTGTAA
- the tatC gene encoding twin-arginine translocase subunit TatC, with amino-acid sequence MEEKRLSLGGHLEELRVRLIWSAVAFAVALAICFIFQDQILKIIIAPHLKASNGKALSTLTYPEGFFIYFKASLIAAFVVSGPFIIYQLWKFISAGLYSHEKGYVFFYLPFSLLLFAGGVIFSYFILIPMMLKFLIVYPNPLLIENIYNLTCYFDLFIMFTVIMGLVFQLPLLMLFLVQIKILTPQIYWGKIKISILLAFIISAIITPSGDPINQTLIAAPLLVLYLIGILLSWMYLRINKPKEVT; translated from the coding sequence ATGGAAGAAAAAAGATTATCCTTAGGCGGGCACCTGGAAGAACTGCGGGTTCGCCTGATATGGTCGGCTGTCGCATTTGCCGTTGCCCTCGCTATTTGTTTCATATTCCAGGACCAGATACTGAAAATAATCATTGCGCCGCATCTTAAAGCCTCAAACGGAAAAGCCTTAAGCACGCTGACCTACCCTGAAGGGTTCTTTATTTATTTCAAGGCAAGCTTGATTGCCGCTTTTGTGGTCAGCGGACCTTTTATTATCTACCAACTCTGGAAATTCATCAGCGCCGGACTCTATTCACACGAAAAAGGATATGTTTTCTTCTACCTGCCGTTTTCGTTACTGCTCTTTGCCGGCGGCGTCATTTTCAGTTACTTCATCCTGATTCCGATGATGCTGAAATTCCTCATCGTCTATCCCAACCCGCTCCTCATCGAGAACATCTATAACCTGACCTGCTATTTTGACCTGTTTATTATGTTTACGGTTATTATGGGCCTGGTATTCCAGCTGCCGCTCTTGATGCTGTTCCTGGTCCAGATTAAAATTCTTACGCCCCAAATATACTGGGGCAAGATAAAAATCAGCATCCTGCTGGCCTTCATCATCTCCGCCATAATCACGCCCAGCGGCGACCCGATTAACCAGACCCTGATTGCCGCTCCGTTATTAGTGTTGTATCTGATCGGAATACTGCTATCCTGGATGTACTTGAGAATTAACAAACCCAAAGAAGTAACTTGA